GATCTCCTGCCCGGCCTGCTTGGCCAGGTCGGTGAGATCGGCGACCAGTGTGTCGTAGGTCATGGTGCCGCGCCTTGCCTTGTCTGGGCGCGCCGCGATCGACTCGCGGCCGCCCCCCTCCATTCCATCCTGAACGCGTCTGATTGCAGCCTTTCGGCAGGCCCGCCACAGGCGGCCATCTTGTAACAGGAGTTCACGCCAAAACTCAAGAGCGTGTGCAGGCGAACCCGCTCTGCCTTCCCAGCACCCTGCGCCACCCGCCTGCAGCCTTCCGGGGCCCGCGCCGAGCGGGCCGCCCCGGTCTCGCTCCGAGACGTATTCCGATGCCATCAGGGATGCAATGACCCACCGCAGCATGTTCTTCCGGCAAAATGCTTCTGCCACCGTGCTATGTCAAGATTGACATAGTATCATTTTGACACATTGGCGTATCATTTTGTCCCATATTTCAATGGTGTATGTCATTTCGTGCATAGATGTTCACCTTTCCATCAGATGCGGTAGTATTCAGATTGAAGCAAGACTACTGTTACAGTCGCAATCATCAGACGGGAAGGAGCGAGGCGATAGAACCGGAACGGATTGATCAACAGTAGTCCACCTGTGTGTCGTTCCCTATCGTCTTGAGCGCAACAAAAGGCGGGTGGCCGGTTCGGATGACGGGATGACCGCGGGGCAGCCGGTCGAGGAGCATTCCGAGCCTGAAAGGACTCCGGACCGGGCGGAGAAGGGAGCCCTGCCTCCCCCCCTGGGCGCAGGGCAAGTCGCGACATTGCAAGACTATTCAATACGTACGGAGGATTACCATGATCAAATTCATTCGGGTCGACATGAGTTCCAAGAGCGCCAAGACGGAAGAATGTCCGGCGCAGTACGCAGGGCTCGCCGGTCGCGGGCTGACGTCCCTCTTCGTGGCGGGCGAGGTCAAGCCCACCTGCCATCCCCTGGGCAAGAACAACAAGCTCATCTTCGCCCCCGGCTTTCTTTCCGGCACCACCGCGGCGAACTCCGGAAGGCTCTCGTGCGGGGCCAAGAGCCCGCTGACCGGCGGCATCAAGGAGAGCAACACCGGCGGCACGTTCTCCCAGAAGATGGCCAAGCTCGGCATCAAGGCCGTGGTGTTCGAAGGGCTGCCCGCTGACGACAAGTACTACGTGATCAAGATCGACGCCGACGGCGTGAGCTTCGACGAAGCCCCGGCGGAGACGCTCGGCGGCATGGGCAACTACGACGTGGTCAAGGTCCTGCAGGCCAAGTACGGCGCAGACGTCGGCGTGGCCGTCATCGGCGTGGCCGGAGAGATGAAGCTCACCGGGGCCAACATCTCCTTCGCCGATCCCGACGGCAACATCCGCAGCGCCGGGCGCGGCGGCCTCGGGGCCGTCATGGGCTCCAAGAAGATCAAGGCCGTCGTCATCGACGACGCGGGTGGACCCGGCGTCACCATCGCCGACCAGGAGACGTTCAAGGGCGCGGCCAAGCGTTTCGCCAAGGCCCTCACCACCCACCCGGTCACCAGCCAGGGCCTGCCCCAGTACGGCACCAACGTGCTGGTGAACATCCTCAACGAGGCCGGCGGCCTGCCCACCAAGAACTTCCGCAGCGGCCGCAATGCCTGGGCCAACAACATCGGCGGCGAGACCATGGCCGCCACCATCAAGGAGCGCGGCGGCAAGACCACCCACGGCTGCCACAAGGGCTGCATCATCCGTTGCTCGCAGCACTACATGGACAAGGACGGCAAGTACCTGACCAGCGGCTTCGAGTACGAGACCATCTGGGCGCTCGGAGCCGACGCGGCCATCGACGACCTCGACGCCATCGCCCATGCGGACCGCGAGTTCGACGAGGTCGGCGTCGATTCGATCGAGACCTCCGTCGCCGTGTCCGTGGCCATGGAGGCCGGCATCATCCCCTGGGGCGACGCCAAGGCCGCCCTGGATCTCATCGGCCAGATCCGCAAGGGGACGCCCCTGGGCAGGATTCTCGGCAGCGGCGCGGGCGCAGTCGGCCAGATGTACGGCCTGACCCGCGTGCCGGTGGTCAAGAACCAGGCCATCCCCGCCTACGACCCGCGCGCGGTCAAGGGCGTCGGCCTGACCTACGCCACCACCCCCATGGGCGCGGACCACACCGCGGGCTACGCGGTCGCCACCAACATCCTGAGGGTCGGCGGCTTCGTCGATCCCCTGAAGAAGGAAGGCCAGGTGGAGCTGTCGCGCAACCTGCAGATCGCCACCGCGGCCGTGGACAGCACGGGCATGTGCCTGTTCATCGCCTTCGCCATCCTGGACATCCCCGACGGCTTCAACGCGCTGGTGGACATGATCAACGCCCAGTACGGCCTCTCCCTGACCGCGGACGACGTCACCGAACTCGGCAAGACGATCATCCGGGCCGAGCTCGACTTCAACCGCCGGGCAGGATTCACCAAGGCCGACGACCGGCTGCCCGAGTTCTTCGAGGAGCCCTGTCCGCCGCATAACACGACCTGGGACTTCACCGACGAGGAGATCGACTCGGTTCTCAACTTCTAGCCGGTCCCCCAGGATCGCGCCCAGCCAATCCCCGGGCGGGCGGCGTGCGTCGCCCGCCCTTACGTGTCCCGGCGACGCGGTCGCCGCCCGCCGGGCATTGATCCGCAAGGAAATCAATCCTACGGTGTGCACATGCATATCACAGTGAAATGTTTCGCCACCCTCGGCCCCTTTCAGCCCGCCGAATCGGACCGCTATCCGCTTCAGCCGGGAGAGAGCGCGGAAGACGTCATGAGGCGTCTGGGCATTGCGCCGGATTCGGTCGCCGTTCTGTTCGTCAACGGCCGTCACGCCGAGCCCGGCGTGACGCTGGCCGACGGCGACCGGGTCAGCCTGTTTCCGGCCGTGGGCGGCGGCTGAACGGCCCCGACCTGCCGCCGCCCAGGCCGACGGCGGCAACGAGGCCATGCAACCCATCATCAGGCCGGAGGAACTGCACGTGCCGACAACCATCGAACTGCGCGCGTTCATGGGGCTTTCCGATCTGTTTCGA
The DNA window shown above is from Desulfovibrio sp. X2 and carries:
- a CDS encoding MoaD/ThiS family protein is translated as MHITVKCFATLGPFQPAESDRYPLQPGESAEDVMRRLGIAPDSVAVLFVNGRHAEPGVTLADGDRVSLFPAVGGG
- a CDS encoding aldehyde ferredoxin oxidoreductase C-terminal domain-containing protein translates to MIKFIRVDMSSKSAKTEECPAQYAGLAGRGLTSLFVAGEVKPTCHPLGKNNKLIFAPGFLSGTTAANSGRLSCGAKSPLTGGIKESNTGGTFSQKMAKLGIKAVVFEGLPADDKYYVIKIDADGVSFDEAPAETLGGMGNYDVVKVLQAKYGADVGVAVIGVAGEMKLTGANISFADPDGNIRSAGRGGLGAVMGSKKIKAVVIDDAGGPGVTIADQETFKGAAKRFAKALTTHPVTSQGLPQYGTNVLVNILNEAGGLPTKNFRSGRNAWANNIGGETMAATIKERGGKTTHGCHKGCIIRCSQHYMDKDGKYLTSGFEYETIWALGADAAIDDLDAIAHADREFDEVGVDSIETSVAVSVAMEAGIIPWGDAKAALDLIGQIRKGTPLGRILGSGAGAVGQMYGLTRVPVVKNQAIPAYDPRAVKGVGLTYATTPMGADHTAGYAVATNILRVGGFVDPLKKEGQVELSRNLQIATAAVDSTGMCLFIAFAILDIPDGFNALVDMINAQYGLSLTADDVTELGKTIIRAELDFNRRAGFTKADDRLPEFFEEPCPPHNTTWDFTDEEIDSVLNF